Proteins encoded by one window of Carassius auratus strain Wakin chromosome 8, ASM336829v1, whole genome shotgun sequence:
- the LOC113107325 gene encoding embryonic polyadenylate-binding protein-like isoform X2, producing MNSSGPAYPLASLYVGDLHPDITEAMLYQKFSPAGQIMSIRVCRDVITRRSLGYAYINFQQPADAECALDTMNYEVIKGRPIRIMWSQRDPGLRKSGVGNIFIKNMDESIDNKALYDTFSAFGNILSCKVVCDENGSKGYGFVHFETQEAANRAIETMNGMLLNDRKVFVGHFKSRKEREAEFGAKAMEFTNVYIKNFSEDIDREKLKGIFSEFGKTLSVCVMTDESGQSRGFGFVNFESHGDARRAVTEMNGKELNGRVLYVGRAQKRLERQGELKRKFEQIKQERIQRYQGVNLYVKNLDDSIDDEKLRKEFAPYGTITSAKVMTDGGHSRGFGFVCFSSPEEATKAVTEMNGRIVSTKPLYVALAQRKEERKAILTNQYMQRLASIRAIPSPAIPTTYQQSSGYYMTSVPQHQVRSFYNTVPNLRPVPRWTTQAPRTQAPFTAQFVRQAVPRRPSTTISTVRQASTQVPHIVHNTQRMANIGTQTAGGRTAGAGAVVRGVSQYKYSAGVRNVQQVISAPAPVVHQKESRYGGRNSARGFQRT from the exons ATGAATAGCAGTGGACCAGCATACCCATTAGCCTCTCTTTATGTCGGTGACCTTCATCCTGATATCACCGAGGCCATGCTGTACCAGAAGTTTTCTCCTGCTGGTCAGATCATGTCCATCCGTGTGTGCCGTGATGTCATTACACGGAGATCCCTAGGATATGCTTACATCAATTTCCAGCAGCCTGCTGATG CGGAATGTGCTCTTGACACAATGAACTATGAAGTCATCAAGGGTCGTCCAATCAGGATCATGTGGTCACAGCGAGATCCAGGTCTGAGAAAGTCTGGTGTGGGAAACATCTTCATCAAGAACATGGATGAGTCTATTGACAACAAGGCTCTCTATGACACCTTTTCTGCCTTTGGTAACATCTTGTCATGCAAg GTGGTTTGTGATGAGAATGGCTCAAAAGGTTATGGGTTTGTGCACTTTGAGACTCAAGAAGCAGCCAACAGAGCCATTGAGACCATGAATGGCATGCTTCTGAATGATCGCAAAGT TTTTGTAGGGCATTTTAAGTCTCGCAAGGAGCGTGAGGCCGAGTTTGGCGCTAAAGCCATGGAGTTCACCAATGTGTATATTAAGAACTTCAGTGAAGATATTGACCGTGAGAAACTGAAGGGCATCTTCTCTGAATTTG GTAAGACCCTTAGCGTGTGTGTGATGACGGATGAAAGCGGACAGTCTCGTGGCTTTGGATTTGTCAACTTTGAAAGCCACGGAGATGCAAGGAGG GCAGTAACTGAGATGAACGGCAAAGAGCTGAATGGCAGAGTACTGTATGTGGGCAGAGCTCAGAAAAGACTGGAGAGGCAGGGAGAACTCAAGCGCAAGTTTGAGCAAATAAAGCAGGAGCGCATACAACGCTACCAG GGAGTAAATCTCTATGTGAAAAATCTAGATGACAGCATTGATGATGAGAAGCTGAGGAAAGAGTTTGCTCCTTATGGAACCATCACCAGTGCAAAG GTGATGACAGATGGAGGCCACAGTAGAGGCTTTGGCTTTGTGTGTTTTTCCTCTCCCGAAGAGGCCACGAAGGCAGTGACTGAGATGAATGGCCGTATCGTTAGCACTAAACCACTATATGTGGCTCTTGCCCAGAGAAAAGAGGAGCGAAAGGCTATCCTCACCAATCAGTACATGCAGAGATTAGCCAGCATTCGTGCCATTCCCAGCCCTGCCATACCCACCACCTACCAGCAGAGCTCTGGCTACTACATGACCTCTGTTCCGCAA CATCAGGTTCGCTCTTTTTACAATACTGTACCAAACCTGCGGCCTGTGCCACGCTGGACCACTCAGGCTCCTAGAACTCAAG CTCCATTCACAGCTCAGTTTGTAAGACAAGCAGTGCCCCGCAGGCCCTCCACCACCATCAGCACAGTCCGCCAGGCCTCCACTCAGGTTCCTCACATTGTTCACAACACCCAGCGAATGG CCAACATTGGCACGCAGACTGCAGGTGGGAGAACTGCAGGAGCGGGGGCTGTAGTCAGAGGAGTCAGTCAATACAAGTACTCAGCAGGTGTCCGAAATGTGCAGCAGGTCATCAGTGCTCCAGCTCCTGTCGTCCACCAG AAAGAGAGCAGGTACGGCGGAAGAAATTCCGCCAGAGGCTTTCAGAGGACCTAG
- the LOC113107325 gene encoding embryonic polyadenylate-binding protein-like isoform X3 encodes MNSSGPAYPLASLYVGDLHPDITEAMLYQKFSPAGQIMSIRVCRDVITRRSLGYAYINFQQPADAECALDTMNYEVIKGRPIRIMWSQRDPGLRKSGVGNIFIKNMDESIDNKALYDTFSAFGNILSCKVVCDENGSKGYGFVHFETQEAANRAIETMNGMLLNDRKVFVGHFKSRKEREAEFGAKAMEFTNVYIKNFSEDIDREKLKGIFSEFAGNGSQVRPLACV; translated from the exons ATGAATAGCAGTGGACCAGCATACCCATTAGCCTCTCTTTATGTCGGTGACCTTCATCCTGATATCACCGAGGCCATGCTGTACCAGAAGTTTTCTCCTGCTGGTCAGATCATGTCCATCCGTGTGTGCCGTGATGTCATTACACGGAGATCCCTAGGATATGCTTACATCAATTTCCAGCAGCCTGCTGATG CGGAATGTGCTCTTGACACAATGAACTATGAAGTCATCAAGGGTCGTCCAATCAGGATCATGTGGTCACAGCGAGATCCAGGTCTGAGAAAGTCTGGTGTGGGAAACATCTTCATCAAGAACATGGATGAGTCTATTGACAACAAGGCTCTCTATGACACCTTTTCTGCCTTTGGTAACATCTTGTCATGCAAg GTGGTTTGTGATGAGAATGGCTCAAAAGGTTATGGGTTTGTGCACTTTGAGACTCAAGAAGCAGCCAACAGAGCCATTGAGACCATGAATGGCATGCTTCTGAATGATCGCAAAGT TTTTGTAGGGCATTTTAAGTCTCGCAAGGAGCGTGAGGCCGAGTTTGGCGCTAAAGCCATGGAGTTCACCAATGTGTATATTAAGAACTTCAGTGAAGATATTGACCGTGAGAAACTGAAGGGCATCTTCTCTGAATTTG CTGGCAATGGTTCACAGGTAAGACCCTTAGCGTGTGTGTGA
- the LOC113107328 gene encoding charged multivesicular body protein 4c produces MSVFGKLFGGGGKGGKGPSPQEAIQKLRETEEMLTKKQEYLEQKIDAELLTAKKNGTKNKRAALQALKRKKRYEKQLAQIDGTLSTIEFQREALENANTNTEVLKNMGLAAKAMKTAHENMDLDKVDDLMQDITEQQELAQEISDAISKPIGFGEDFDEDDLLAELEELEQEELDKNLLEIGGTEDVPLPSVPSVPLPKKPVAQKKREEEDEDDMEELKAWAM; encoded by the exons ATGTCCGTATTCGGCAAATTGTTTGGCGGTGGGGGGAAAGGAGGCAAAGGCCCGAGCCCACAAGAAGCGATCCAGAAACTCCGTGAGACAGAAGAGATGTTAACCAAGAAACAAGAGTATTTAGAGCAAAAGATTGATGCGGAACTGTTAACAGCAAAGAAAAATGGCACAAAAAACAAACGAG CTGCCTTACAGGCCCTTAAAAGAAAGAAGAGATATGAGAAGCAACTGGCTCAGATAGATGGCACTCTCTCCACTATTGAGTTCCAGCGAGAAGCATTAGAGAATGCTAATACAAACACAGAAGTGCTTAAAAACATGGGCTTAGCTGCCAAGGCCATGAAGACGGCGCATGAAAACAT GGATCTAGACAAAGTGGACGACCTCATGCAGGACATCACAGAGCAGCAGGAGCTGGCACAGGAGATCTCTGATGCCATTTCAAAGCCTATAGGTTTTGGAGAAGACTTTGATGAG GATGACCTTTTGGCGGAATTAGAGGAGTTGGAACAGGAGGAGCTGGACAAGAACCTGCTGGAAATTGGTGGCACAGAGGATGTCCCTCTGCCCAGTGTGCCTTCAGTCCCATTACCCAAGAAACCTGTCG cccaaaaaaagagagaagaggaggatgaggatgacaTGGAAGAACTCAAGGCATGGGCCATGTGA
- the LOC113107326 gene encoding eukaryotic translation initiation factor 2 subunit 2-like, producing the protein MSEDEILFDPSTTKKKKKKKKPFMLDEDGDGEEVQQTEQKEAEPEAAEERELDPEDDEVKKKETSDDLDDLNFFNQKKKKKKPKKVFENDIEEGMKELKIEGDQQEMMQEDDEFDLMLPTKKKKSKKVEFVEESDTVEKDDVIEDDKNTDGVTFSSQSGPAWAGSERDYTYDELLSRVFNIMREKNPDMVAGEKRKFVMKPPQVVRVGTKKTSFVNFTDICKLLHRQPKHLLAFLLAELGTCGSIDGNNQLVIKGRFQQKQIENVLRRYIKEYVTCHTCRSPDTILQKDTRLYFLQCETCHSRCSVASIKTGFQAVTGKRAQLRAKAN; encoded by the exons ATGTCTGAAGATGAG ATTTTATTCGACCCCTccacaacaaaaaagaaaaagaagaagaagaagccctTCATGCTCGACGAGGATGGGGATGGAGAAGAGGTTCAACAGACTGAACAGAAAGAAGCTGAGCCTGAAGCAGCAGAGGAGCGAGAACTGGACCCTGAAGATGACGAAGTCAAGAAAAAGG AGACTTCGGATGATTTAGATGATCTGAACTTCTTTaaccagaagaagaagaaaaagaaaccgaAGAAGGTGTTTGAAAATGACATTGAGGAGGGCATGAAG GAGCTGAAAATTGAGGGAGACCAGCAGGAAATGATGCAGGAGGATGATGAATTTGATCTGATGCTTCCaactaaaaaaaagaagtcaaaaaAAGTGGAATTTGTCGAGGAAAGTGATACTGTGGAAAAGGATGATG tcattgAGGATGATAAAAATACAGATGGCGTTACATTCAGTTCACAGTCGGGCCCAGCATGGGCCGGTTCAGAGAGAGATTACACCTACGATGAG TTGTTGAGCCGTGTGTTTAACATCATGAGGGAGAAGAATCCTGATATGGTGGCTGGGGAGAAGAGGAAGTTTGTGATGAAGCCACCTCAGGTGGTCCGAGTTGGGACCAAGAAAACATCTTTTGTCAACTTCACTGACATCTGTAAACT GTTGCATCGACAGCCCAAACATCTTCTGGCGTTCCTGTTAGCTGAGTTAGGAACTTG TGGATCCATAGATGGAAATAACCAGCTTGTAATTAAGGGACGCTTTCAACAGAAACAAATAGAAAACGTCTTGAGAAGATATATAA AGGAATATGTGACTTGTCACACCTGCCGCTCACCGGATACAATTCTGCAGAAGGACACGCGTCTCTACTTCCTGCAATGTGAAACCTGTCACTCACGCTGCTCTGTAGCCAGCATCAAGACCGGCTTCCAGGCTGTCACCGGCAAAAGAGCCCAGCTTCGAGCCAAAGCCAACTAA
- the LOC113107325 gene encoding embryonic polyadenylate-binding protein B-like isoform X1 yields MNSSGPAYPLASLYVGDLHPDITEAMLYQKFSPAGQIMSIRVCRDVITRRSLGYAYINFQQPADAECALDTMNYEVIKGRPIRIMWSQRDPGLRKSGVGNIFIKNMDESIDNKALYDTFSAFGNILSCKVVCDENGSKGYGFVHFETQEAANRAIETMNGMLLNDRKVFVGHFKSRKEREAEFGAKAMEFTNVYIKNFSEDIDREKLKGIFSEFGKTLSVCVMTDESGQSRGFGFVNFESHGDARRAVTEMNGKELNGRVLYVGRAQKRLERQGELKRKFEQIKQERIQRYQGVNLYVKNLDDSIDDEKLRKEFAPYGTITSAKVMTDGGHSRGFGFVCFSSPEEATKAVTEMNGRIVSTKPLYVALAQRKEERKAILTNQYMQRLASIRAIPSPAIPTTYQQSSGYYMTSVPQHQVRSFYNTVPNLRPVPRWTTQAPRTQAPFTAQFVRQAVPRRPSTTISTVRQASTQVPHIVHNTQRMANIGTQTAGGRTAGAGAVVRGVSQYKYSAGVRNVQQVISAPAPVVHQVVPTAEPAVHVRGQEPLTASILAVAPLKEQKQLLGERLYPLIQALHPTLAGKITGMLLEIDNSELLHMLEAPESLHSKVEEAVAVLQAHQAKELSAK; encoded by the exons ATGAATAGCAGTGGACCAGCATACCCATTAGCCTCTCTTTATGTCGGTGACCTTCATCCTGATATCACCGAGGCCATGCTGTACCAGAAGTTTTCTCCTGCTGGTCAGATCATGTCCATCCGTGTGTGCCGTGATGTCATTACACGGAGATCCCTAGGATATGCTTACATCAATTTCCAGCAGCCTGCTGATG CGGAATGTGCTCTTGACACAATGAACTATGAAGTCATCAAGGGTCGTCCAATCAGGATCATGTGGTCACAGCGAGATCCAGGTCTGAGAAAGTCTGGTGTGGGAAACATCTTCATCAAGAACATGGATGAGTCTATTGACAACAAGGCTCTCTATGACACCTTTTCTGCCTTTGGTAACATCTTGTCATGCAAg GTGGTTTGTGATGAGAATGGCTCAAAAGGTTATGGGTTTGTGCACTTTGAGACTCAAGAAGCAGCCAACAGAGCCATTGAGACCATGAATGGCATGCTTCTGAATGATCGCAAAGT TTTTGTAGGGCATTTTAAGTCTCGCAAGGAGCGTGAGGCCGAGTTTGGCGCTAAAGCCATGGAGTTCACCAATGTGTATATTAAGAACTTCAGTGAAGATATTGACCGTGAGAAACTGAAGGGCATCTTCTCTGAATTTG GTAAGACCCTTAGCGTGTGTGTGATGACGGATGAAAGCGGACAGTCTCGTGGCTTTGGATTTGTCAACTTTGAAAGCCACGGAGATGCAAGGAGG GCAGTAACTGAGATGAACGGCAAAGAGCTGAATGGCAGAGTACTGTATGTGGGCAGAGCTCAGAAAAGACTGGAGAGGCAGGGAGAACTCAAGCGCAAGTTTGAGCAAATAAAGCAGGAGCGCATACAACGCTACCAG GGAGTAAATCTCTATGTGAAAAATCTAGATGACAGCATTGATGATGAGAAGCTGAGGAAAGAGTTTGCTCCTTATGGAACCATCACCAGTGCAAAG GTGATGACAGATGGAGGCCACAGTAGAGGCTTTGGCTTTGTGTGTTTTTCCTCTCCCGAAGAGGCCACGAAGGCAGTGACTGAGATGAATGGCCGTATCGTTAGCACTAAACCACTATATGTGGCTCTTGCCCAGAGAAAAGAGGAGCGAAAGGCTATCCTCACCAATCAGTACATGCAGAGATTAGCCAGCATTCGTGCCATTCCCAGCCCTGCCATACCCACCACCTACCAGCAGAGCTCTGGCTACTACATGACCTCTGTTCCGCAA CATCAGGTTCGCTCTTTTTACAATACTGTACCAAACCTGCGGCCTGTGCCACGCTGGACCACTCAGGCTCCTAGAACTCAAG CTCCATTCACAGCTCAGTTTGTAAGACAAGCAGTGCCCCGCAGGCCCTCCACCACCATCAGCACAGTCCGCCAGGCCTCCACTCAGGTTCCTCACATTGTTCACAACACCCAGCGAATGG CCAACATTGGCACGCAGACTGCAGGTGGGAGAACTGCAGGAGCGGGGGCTGTAGTCAGAGGAGTCAGTCAATACAAGTACTCAGCAGGTGTCCGAAATGTGCAGCAGGTCATCAGTGCTCCAGCTCCTGTCGTCCACCAG gTAGTACCAACTGCAGAGCCGGCGGTTCATGTGAGAGGCCAGGAGCCCCTTACTGCCTCAATACTGGCGGTTGCACCCTTGAAAGAGCAGAAACAACTCCTGG GCGAGCGGCTGTATCCACTTATCCAGGCCTTGCATCCTACTCTTGCTGGAAAGATCACAGGCATGTTGCTGGAGATCGACAACTCTGAACTACTGCACATGCTCGAGGCTCCAGAATCCCTGCACTCCAAG GTTGAAGAGGCAGTAGCTGTGCTTCAGGCTCATCAAGCCAAGGAACTGTCAGCAAAATGA